A section of the Streptococcus oriscaviae genome encodes:
- the secY gene encoding preprotein translocase subunit SecY has product MFFKLLKDALKVKTVRSKILFTLFILLVFRVGTHITVPGVNAKSLEALSNVPFLNMLSLVSGNAMRNFSVFALGVSPYITASIIVQLLQMDIVPKFVEWGKQGEVGRRKLNQATRYISLVLAFVQSLGITAGFNALSGAKLTTMPLNWQTYLLIGSILTTGSMIVTWLGEQITDKGYGNGTSMIIFAGIISSLPGTFYDIYVDRFVNIESSRLTESAIFVALLVIAILVIIYFTTFVQQAEYKIPIQYTKRAQGAPSSSYLPLKLNPAGVIPVIFAGSITAIPTSIIQFLASQNQTAGWLLTVQEFFDYSTVKGMIVYAGLIVIFTFFYTFVQVNPEKTAESLQKSAAYIHGVRPGKGTEEFLSKLLTRLATVGALFLSFVALLPILAQNLLGLSSNIAFLGTSLIIVIMTSIEGIKQLEGYLLKRKYVGFMEITK; this is encoded by the coding sequence ATGTTTTTTAAACTACTAAAAGATGCCTTAAAGGTAAAAACGGTTCGTAGTAAGATTTTATTTACCCTTTTTATCCTTTTGGTTTTCCGTGTGGGGACCCACATTACCGTTCCAGGTGTCAATGCAAAAAGCTTAGAAGCTCTGTCAAACGTACCTTTCTTGAATATGCTTAGTCTTGTATCAGGAAATGCGATGCGTAACTTCTCGGTTTTTGCTTTGGGAGTTAGTCCCTATATCACCGCTTCCATCATCGTTCAGTTGCTGCAGATGGATATTGTGCCCAAGTTTGTAGAATGGGGCAAACAGGGAGAGGTTGGACGTCGCAAACTCAATCAAGCGACTCGCTATATTTCTCTCGTGTTGGCTTTTGTTCAATCGCTTGGTATAACCGCTGGCTTCAATGCTCTTTCAGGAGCTAAGCTGACAACCATGCCACTCAACTGGCAAACCTATCTTTTGATTGGTTCTATTCTCACTACAGGTTCTATGATTGTAACCTGGCTGGGAGAACAAATCACCGACAAGGGATATGGAAATGGAACGTCTATGATTATCTTTGCAGGGATTATTTCATCGCTGCCAGGAACCTTCTATGATATTTATGTTGACCGTTTTGTAAACATTGAATCAAGCCGTTTGACAGAATCTGCTATTTTTGTAGCTCTCTTGGTCATTGCTATTCTTGTAATCATCTACTTTACGACCTTTGTTCAACAAGCAGAATACAAGATTCCGATTCAGTACACAAAGCGTGCGCAAGGGGCTCCATCTAGCTCTTACCTACCACTCAAGCTGAACCCAGCAGGTGTTATTCCGGTTATCTTTGCAGGTTCCATCACTGCAATTCCAACCTCCATCATCCAGTTCCTAGCGAGTCAAAATCAGACAGCAGGCTGGCTCTTGACAGTTCAGGAGTTCTTCGATTATTCGACAGTGAAAGGGATGATTGTTTACGCAGGATTGATTGTCATCTTTACCTTCTTCTATACTTTTGTGCAAGTAAATCCAGAAAAAACTGCCGAAAGTCTTCAGAAAAGCGCAGCCTACATTCATGGTGTGCGTCCAGGTAAAGGAACAGAAGAATTTCTTTCCAAATTGTTGACAAGGCTAGCGACAGTTGGGGCGCTTTTCCTCAGCTTTGTTGCCCTGCTTCCAATTTTGGCTCAAAATCTTCTGGGACTGTCATCCAATATTGCCTTTCTCGGTACTAGTTTGATTATCGTAATCATGACCAGTATCGAAGGAATCAAACAGTTGGAAGGCTATCTCTTGAAGAGAAAATATGTCGGTTTCATGGAAATCACAAAATAG
- a CDS encoding adenylate kinase gives MNLLIMGLPGAGKGTQAAKIVEKFAVAHISTGDMFRAAMANQTEMGVLAKSYIDKGDLVPDEVTNGIVKERLAQDDIKEKGFLLDGYPRTIEQAYALDENLASLGIDLQGVINIEIDPAKLVERLSGRIIHKVTGETFHKVFNPPAGDYKEEDYYQREDDKPESVKRRLEVNIAQGAPIIEHYRAKGLVHDIEGNQDIELVFAAIDAVLSKLQ, from the coding sequence ATGAATCTTTTAATTATGGGCTTACCAGGTGCTGGTAAGGGTACGCAGGCTGCAAAAATTGTTGAAAAATTTGCTGTGGCCCACATCTCGACAGGGGATATGTTCCGCGCTGCCATGGCTAACCAGACTGAAATGGGAGTCTTGGCCAAATCATACATCGACAAGGGTGATCTTGTTCCGGACGAAGTAACCAATGGAATCGTTAAAGAGCGCTTGGCACAGGATGACATCAAGGAAAAAGGCTTCTTGCTGGATGGATATCCGCGTACAATTGAGCAAGCCTATGCCCTAGATGAAAATCTAGCTAGTCTGGGTATTGATTTGCAAGGTGTTATTAACATCGAGATTGACCCTGCCAAATTAGTAGAACGCTTGAGTGGCCGTATTATCCACAAGGTGACAGGTGAAACCTTCCATAAAGTCTTCAATCCACCAGCAGGTGACTACAAGGAAGAAGATTATTACCAACGTGAAGACGACAAACCTGAATCTGTCAAACGCCGCTTGGAAGTAAATATTGCCCAAGGTGCACCGATCATTGAGCATTATCGTGCCAAAGGATTGGTTCATGACATCGAAGGCAATCAAGACATCGAATTAGTATTTGCAGCTATCGATGCTGTTTTATCAAAATTGCAATAA